From one Paeniglutamicibacter psychrophenolicus genomic stretch:
- a CDS encoding SPFH domain-containing protein gives MATIKNYPWISHFLGSPTGYVVHLQKGAIRHRGVGQAFWFRPAASVLSEVPVDDQELPTLFHAITRDHQDVSVQANVTYRFVDPVSVASRLDFGLQQAGPATSGGKEQVATIIGQLCQSHAIDHIATTTLAQSLERGVSELRQILTEALGTDARLASTGIEILGVQVLAVRPESEVERALQTPVREHLQAEADRAVYERRAVAVERERTISENEMASKIELASRRESLVAQEGANARREAEEQAAAGLIQANAEAERRGIGATAEANHVRLVGEAEAAREAAAMEVYRGMDQSTLLAVAFREAAGSLPNIGNLTVTPDLLSGALAGLFREPGASAADGK, from the coding sequence ATGGCCACCATCAAGAACTACCCCTGGATCAGCCACTTCCTGGGCAGCCCCACCGGTTACGTCGTCCACCTGCAAAAGGGTGCCATCAGGCACCGGGGTGTGGGCCAGGCATTCTGGTTCCGGCCGGCGGCATCCGTGCTGAGCGAGGTCCCCGTCGACGACCAGGAACTGCCCACGCTCTTCCACGCCATCACCCGCGACCACCAGGACGTCAGCGTCCAGGCCAACGTCACCTACCGCTTCGTGGACCCGGTTTCCGTGGCCAGCCGGCTCGACTTCGGCCTCCAGCAGGCAGGCCCGGCAACGTCCGGCGGCAAGGAGCAGGTGGCCACCATCATCGGCCAGCTCTGCCAGAGCCACGCGATCGACCACATCGCCACCACCACGCTCGCCCAGTCGCTGGAACGCGGGGTCAGCGAGCTGCGCCAGATCCTCACCGAGGCCCTCGGCACGGACGCCCGGCTGGCGTCCACCGGCATCGAGATCCTCGGCGTGCAGGTCCTCGCCGTCCGTCCGGAGTCAGAGGTCGAACGGGCCCTGCAGACACCGGTCCGCGAACACCTGCAGGCCGAGGCCGACCGGGCCGTTTACGAACGCCGGGCGGTCGCGGTCGAACGCGAGCGGACGATCTCGGAGAACGAGATGGCCAGCAAGATCGAGCTGGCCTCCCGGCGCGAAAGCCTCGTGGCCCAGGAGGGGGCCAACGCCAGGCGCGAGGCCGAGGAGCAGGCCGCTGCCGGCCTCATCCAAGCCAATGCGGAAGCCGAACGCCGGGGCATCGGCGCCACCGCCGAGGCCAACCACGTCCGTCTGGTGGGCGAGGCGGAAGCGGCACGGGAAGCCGCCGCCATGGAGGTCTACCGGGGCATGGACCAGTCCACCTTGCTGGCAGTGGCCTTCCGCGAGGCCGCCGGATCGCTGCCGAACATCGGGAACCTGACGGTCACCCCGGACCTGCTCAGCGGGGCCCTGGCCGGGTTGTTCCGGGAACCGGGCGCCTCGGCCGCAGACGGAAAGTAG
- a CDS encoding SDR family oxidoreductase, which translates to MKVIVLGGNGNMGKRVVHLLQEAGHEAVSAGRRTGVDAYTGFGLAAAMRGADAVVDCLNVITTNAETATDFYETTARNIIRTAEQEQVKHLVCVSIINARKPEVNKHMGYYRGKAAQEARYQNAKVPTTIVRSTQWFEQAETMIEQLTIGPVAVVPHMDSQPVAADAVARLVLSAVEAGKNAPAGLELAGPEPRNMASLARLVSRNNAASRNGGPHATVIGVPVPGVKVMNGGLLPSAAVPRDSTTFETWLAGGRKA; encoded by the coding sequence ATGAAGGTGATCGTTCTCGGCGGCAACGGAAACATGGGCAAGCGGGTCGTGCACCTGCTGCAGGAAGCCGGCCACGAGGCGGTGTCGGCCGGCCGGAGAACCGGGGTCGACGCCTACACGGGGTTTGGCCTGGCGGCGGCGATGCGCGGCGCCGACGCGGTCGTGGACTGCCTGAACGTGATCACCACCAATGCCGAAACCGCCACTGATTTCTATGAAACCACGGCCAGGAACATCATCCGCACCGCCGAGCAGGAACAAGTCAAGCACTTGGTGTGTGTCTCGATCATCAATGCCCGCAAGCCCGAGGTCAACAAGCACATGGGCTACTACCGCGGCAAGGCGGCACAGGAGGCGCGTTACCAAAACGCGAAGGTTCCCACGACGATCGTGCGCTCCACCCAATGGTTCGAGCAGGCCGAAACCATGATCGAACAACTCACGATCGGCCCGGTTGCGGTGGTGCCCCACATGGACAGCCAACCGGTGGCTGCCGACGCCGTGGCCAGGCTGGTGCTCTCCGCGGTCGAAGCGGGAAAGAACGCACCGGCCGGCCTCGAGCTGGCCGGGCCCGAACCGCGGAATATGGCGAGCCTGGCGCGCCTGGTCTCCCGGAACAACGCGGCCTCCCGCAACGGCGGGCCGCACGCCACGGTCATTGGCGTCCCGGTTCCGGGAGTGAAGGTGATGAACGGCGGGCTGTTGCCGTCGGCGGCGGTCCCCCGGGATTCCACGACCTTTGAGACGTGGTTGGCCGGGGGCCGAAAGGCCTGA
- a CDS encoding phosphatase PAP2 family protein, whose protein sequence is MNSPRRPGKSGQRAGSIMVFVLALVLGLFAVARRLWVSVRVGGVPDAWDIPVLEWMVGHRSPAATAVAWCFTIAGDTLGMSIISLCLIALFSWRTRSAWPGALVAATAAGSVALTIVLKSTLGRARPPLAEALPPVPASFSFPSGHTLNAVAILSVVGYLAFLVLRTRLARILALCALGCFALGVGWSRIYLGHHWLSDVAGGLLIGGCWATVVIALHHFVVLKNRRRHRWLNV, encoded by the coding sequence ATGAATTCACCGCGCCGTCCCGGCAAGAGCGGGCAACGCGCCGGTTCGATCATGGTCTTTGTCCTTGCCCTCGTGTTGGGTCTTTTTGCGGTGGCACGCCGCCTCTGGGTTTCGGTCCGGGTTGGGGGAGTCCCCGATGCCTGGGACATCCCGGTGCTCGAATGGATGGTGGGCCACCGGAGCCCGGCCGCCACGGCGGTCGCCTGGTGCTTCACCATCGCGGGGGACACCCTGGGCATGAGCATCATTTCGCTGTGCCTCATCGCCCTGTTCTCCTGGCGCACCAGAAGCGCGTGGCCCGGTGCGCTGGTCGCGGCGACGGCAGCCGGCTCGGTGGCGCTGACGATCGTGTTGAAGAGCACCCTGGGCCGGGCCCGGCCGCCGCTGGCGGAAGCCTTGCCGCCGGTTCCGGCCTCATTCTCCTTCCCCAGCGGGCACACGCTCAATGCCGTCGCGATCCTGTCCGTCGTTGGCTACCTGGCGTTCCTGGTCCTGCGGACGCGGCTTGCCCGCATCCTGGCGCTGTGTGCGCTGGGGTGCTTTGCCCTCGGCGTGGGCTGGAGCCGGATCTACCTGGGCCACCACTGGCTCAGCGACGTGGCCGGAGGGCTGCTCATTGGCGGCTGCTGGGCCACGGTGGTGATCGCGCTGCACCACTTCGTGGTTCTCAAGAACCGGCGCCGGCACAGGTGGCTGAACGTTTAG
- a CDS encoding 23S rRNA (pseudouridine(1915)-N(3))-methyltransferase RlmH has protein sequence MTIRVLAIGKKHESWVTEGIERYEKRMKKPFDIKWQLLPHSSREGDAARTEESERILAKVEARDFLVLLDERGKNIDSPALATTLQRPFDTSRNITVVIGGAYGVDASVHERADFTWSLSKLVFPHQLVRLILTEQLYRAQEISGGGKYHHV, from the coding sequence ATGACAATCCGCGTGCTGGCCATCGGCAAGAAACACGAATCCTGGGTGACCGAGGGCATCGAACGCTACGAAAAGCGCATGAAAAAGCCCTTCGACATCAAATGGCAGCTGCTCCCCCACTCCTCGCGCGAGGGGGATGCGGCCCGCACCGAGGAATCCGAACGGATCCTGGCCAAGGTCGAGGCGAGGGACTTCCTGGTGCTGCTGGACGAGCGCGGCAAGAACATCGATTCCCCCGCGCTGGCCACGACCCTGCAGCGGCCCTTCGACACCTCGCGGAACATCACCGTGGTGATCGGCGGCGCCTACGGCGTTGACGCGTCGGTGCACGAACGGGCGGATTTCACCTGGAGCCTGTCCAAGCTGGTCTTCCCGCACCAATTGGTGCGGCTGATCCTCACCGAGCAGCTCTACCGCGCCCAGGAAATCTCCGGAGGCGGGAAGTACCACCATGTCTGA
- a CDS encoding ATP-dependent helicase codes for MAKNVEAAHVLERFTPATRAWFEGAFAAPTPAQIGAWDAISTGQHALVVAPTGSGKTLSAFLWALDSFARTATEILDPALPGLETAGSPGATDKKTVTPGGTKVLYISPLKALGVDVERNLRAPLVGIKATAAHLGLAVPQVSVGVRSGDTPANERRKLVTNPPDILITTPESLYLMLTSRARESLVGVHTVIIDEVHAVAGTKRGAHLALSLERLDVLLPSPAQRIGLSATVEPRDEVARFLGGTAPVSIIAPAITKTWELSVRVPVEDMTDLPAAAAAHDLGPGSGLAPQASIWPHVEEQIVDLIEANRSTIVFANSRRLAERLTGRLNEIHETRLTGTASGAGFAPNGIGSTGAEMTAGTPMARVQPGTGMPAAMMAQAGTTATSTPDPGDGAVAPLARAHHGSVSKETRANIEDDLKTGVLRAVVATSSLELGIDMGLVDLVIQVESPPSVASGLQRVGRAGHQVGETSIGAFFPKHRADLLSTALTVSRMREGKIEKLHIPANPLDVLAQQTLAACALQDLGVEAWFETVRRSAPYASLPRAAFTATLEMLAGKYPSDEFAQLRPRLVWDRDAGVLTGRPGAQRLAVISGGTIPDRGLFGVYLAGAEDSGAKGGRRVGELDEEMVYESRVGDVFALGATSWKIEDITHDRVLVSPAFGQPGKLPFWKGDTQGRPVELGAALGAFTARLANATEEAARTELEGIGLDAFAAGNLRNYLGAQAQATSVVPSDKTLLIERFVDELGDWRVILHSPFGLPVHAPWALAVGARLHERYGLDGSAMAADDGIVLRVPAMDDEPPGAELFAFEPEEIEDLVTAQVGNSALFASRFRECAARALLLPRTDPSKRTPLWQQRQRSKQLLDVARKYPDFPIILETVRECLNDVYDLPALKSLLAGITSRAIAVREVATRTPSPFAQSLLFGYVAQFLYEGDSPLAERRAAALSLDPALLNELLGRTELRELLDAQVITRTQEQLQRTAEDRKLAGLEGAADLLRMLGPLDAEAVAARLRPESGDETEADALQAAAGHLAALVHANRALAVRLGGREVFAAIEDAPRLRDGLGVPLPHGVPLAFIEPVADPVGDLVSRFARTHGPFTAGDVAAALGLGVAVVLSVLERLVADSRVMAGAFRPAEMLSGLPAAGASATEYCDASVLRMIRTRSLAALRAEVEPVDQQTFARFLPGWQGIGAGLRGIDGVLAVVEQLAGVPVPASALESYVLPARVRDYQPWMLDELMSAGEVLVSGAGALAGTDGWIALHTAENAPLSLPLPDTSELGPLAARLHAVLGSSGAYFVPQLAGLLARDPGEPGPEPAGTAVLEALWELFWASAVSPDTLAPIRQLVSGGKSAHRLPAPAPRARTARLGRMAMLRASNPGGPVELAGRRPLPESATGRWAALPAPLNDPTIRAHAAAEFLLERYGVVTRGSVAAEAVPGGFGQLYRVLGRLEEAGHTRRGYFVERLGAAQFSTSATIDRLRTLVREPGHGQLPTALGLAATDPANPYGAALGWPESAGGHRPGRKAGALVVLLDGALALYVERGGKTVLGFGALAPDTESSGAATEVLDAVAVELVAVLRRAGTVKLGIEKVNGSPVNDSPLGAALRRAGFYSTPSGLRFRS; via the coding sequence ATGGCTAAGAATGTTGAGGCGGCGCACGTCCTTGAGCGGTTCACCCCCGCGACGCGCGCCTGGTTCGAGGGAGCCTTTGCCGCGCCGACCCCCGCCCAGATCGGGGCCTGGGACGCGATCTCCACCGGCCAACATGCCCTGGTCGTTGCACCCACCGGTTCCGGCAAGACGCTCTCGGCGTTCCTCTGGGCGCTGGACTCGTTCGCCCGCACCGCCACCGAGATCCTGGACCCGGCGCTGCCGGGCCTGGAAACCGCGGGTTCGCCCGGGGCCACGGACAAAAAGACGGTAACGCCCGGCGGCACCAAGGTGCTCTACATTTCCCCGCTCAAGGCCCTGGGCGTTGACGTGGAGCGGAACCTGCGCGCCCCGCTGGTGGGCATCAAGGCCACCGCCGCGCACCTGGGCCTGGCGGTCCCGCAGGTGTCGGTGGGCGTGCGCTCCGGGGACACCCCTGCCAACGAGCGCCGCAAGCTGGTGACCAACCCGCCGGACATCCTGATCACCACCCCCGAATCCCTCTACCTGATGCTCACCTCCCGGGCCCGCGAGTCCCTGGTTGGCGTGCACACCGTGATCATCGACGAGGTGCACGCGGTGGCCGGGACCAAGCGCGGCGCCCACTTGGCCCTGTCCCTGGAACGCCTGGACGTCCTGCTGCCGTCCCCCGCCCAGCGCATCGGGCTCTCGGCCACCGTCGAGCCGCGCGACGAGGTGGCCCGCTTCCTGGGCGGCACCGCCCCGGTGAGCATCATCGCCCCGGCCATCACCAAGACCTGGGAACTGAGCGTGCGGGTACCGGTCGAGGACATGACCGACCTGCCCGCCGCCGCTGCCGCCCACGACCTGGGACCGGGTTCCGGGCTGGCCCCGCAGGCCAGCATCTGGCCGCACGTCGAGGAGCAGATCGTCGATCTGATCGAGGCGAACCGCTCCACCATCGTCTTTGCCAACTCCCGCCGGCTGGCCGAGCGGCTGACCGGGCGCCTCAACGAGATCCACGAAACCCGCCTCACCGGGACCGCCTCCGGGGCAGGCTTCGCCCCCAACGGGATCGGTTCCACCGGCGCGGAGATGACGGCCGGGACGCCCATGGCCCGGGTGCAGCCGGGAACCGGGATGCCCGCGGCCATGATGGCCCAGGCCGGAACCACCGCCACCAGCACCCCCGATCCCGGGGACGGGGCCGTGGCGCCGCTGGCCCGCGCCCACCACGGTTCGGTGTCCAAGGAGACCCGGGCCAACATCGAGGACGACCTCAAGACCGGGGTGCTGCGCGCCGTGGTCGCCACCAGCTCCCTGGAACTGGGCATCGACATGGGCCTGGTGGACCTGGTGATCCAGGTCGAATCCCCGCCCTCGGTCGCCTCGGGCCTGCAGCGCGTGGGCCGGGCCGGGCACCAGGTCGGGGAAACCTCCATCGGCGCCTTCTTCCCCAAGCACCGGGCCGACCTGCTGTCCACCGCACTGACCGTCTCGCGGATGCGCGAGGGGAAGATCGAGAAGCTGCACATCCCGGCCAACCCGCTGGACGTCCTGGCGCAGCAGACCCTGGCCGCCTGCGCGCTTCAGGACCTGGGCGTGGAGGCCTGGTTCGAGACCGTGCGGCGTTCGGCCCCCTACGCCTCGCTGCCGCGCGCCGCGTTCACCGCGACCCTTGAAATGCTGGCCGGCAAGTACCCCTCGGACGAGTTCGCGCAGCTGCGCCCGCGCCTGGTCTGGGACCGGGATGCCGGGGTGCTCACCGGCCGGCCCGGCGCCCAGCGCCTGGCGGTCATCAGCGGCGGGACCATCCCGGACCGCGGGCTCTTCGGCGTGTACCTGGCCGGGGCGGAGGATTCCGGGGCCAAGGGCGGGCGCCGGGTCGGGGAGCTCGACGAGGAAATGGTCTATGAATCCCGGGTCGGTGACGTCTTTGCCCTCGGGGCCACCAGCTGGAAGATCGAGGACATCACCCACGACCGGGTGCTGGTCTCCCCCGCGTTCGGACAGCCGGGCAAGCTGCCCTTCTGGAAGGGCGACACCCAGGGGCGGCCCGTGGAACTCGGCGCCGCGCTGGGCGCCTTCACCGCCCGGCTGGCCAACGCCACCGAGGAGGCGGCCCGCACGGAGCTGGAGGGCATCGGCCTGGATGCCTTCGCCGCCGGGAACCTGCGCAACTACCTCGGCGCGCAGGCCCAGGCCACCTCCGTGGTGCCCAGCGACAAGACCCTGCTCATCGAACGCTTCGTGGACGAGCTCGGGGACTGGCGGGTCATCCTGCATTCGCCCTTCGGGCTGCCGGTCCACGCGCCCTGGGCGCTTGCAGTCGGGGCGCGGCTGCACGAACGCTACGGGCTGGACGGGTCCGCGATGGCCGCGGACGACGGGATCGTGCTGCGCGTCCCGGCGATGGACGACGAGCCTCCCGGGGCCGAGCTGTTCGCCTTCGAGCCCGAGGAGATCGAGGACCTGGTCACCGCGCAGGTGGGCAACTCCGCCCTGTTCGCCTCGCGCTTCCGCGAATGCGCGGCCCGGGCCCTGCTGCTGCCGCGCACCGACCCGTCCAAGCGCACCCCGCTGTGGCAGCAGCGCCAACGCAGCAAGCAGCTGCTGGACGTGGCCCGGAAGTACCCGGACTTCCCGATCATCCTGGAAACCGTGCGCGAGTGCCTCAACGACGTCTACGACCTGCCCGCACTCAAGTCCCTGCTGGCCGGCATCACCTCCCGCGCCATCGCGGTGCGCGAGGTCGCCACCCGCACGCCATCCCCCTTCGCCCAGTCCCTGCTCTTCGGCTATGTCGCCCAGTTCCTCTACGAGGGCGACTCGCCGCTGGCCGAACGCCGCGCCGCGGCCCTGTCCCTGGACCCGGCGCTGCTCAACGAGCTGCTGGGCCGCACGGAGCTGCGCGAGCTGCTCGACGCCCAGGTCATCACCCGCACGCAGGAGCAGCTGCAGCGCACCGCCGAGGACCGCAAGCTGGCGGGGCTCGAGGGCGCCGCCGATTTGCTGCGGATGCTCGGCCCGCTGGACGCCGAGGCCGTGGCGGCCAGGCTGCGCCCCGAATCCGGGGACGAAACCGAGGCCGATGCCCTTCAGGCCGCGGCCGGGCACCTGGCCGCGCTGGTGCACGCCAACCGGGCGCTCGCCGTGCGACTGGGCGGCCGGGAGGTGTTCGCTGCCATCGAGGATGCCCCGCGGCTGCGCGACGGGCTCGGGGTGCCGCTGCCGCACGGGGTGCCGCTGGCCTTCATCGAACCCGTCGCCGACCCGGTGGGCGATTTGGTCTCCCGTTTCGCCCGCACCCACGGCCCGTTCACCGCGGGCGACGTCGCGGCCGCGCTGGGCCTGGGCGTCGCGGTGGTGCTCTCGGTGCTCGAACGCCTGGTGGCCGATTCGCGGGTGATGGCCGGGGCGTTCCGGCCCGCCGAAATGCTTTCCGGGCTCCCGGCGGCCGGGGCGAGCGCCACCGAGTATTGCGATGCGTCGGTGCTGCGGATGATCCGCACCCGGTCGCTGGCGGCGTTGCGCGCCGAGGTCGAGCCCGTGGACCAACAGACCTTCGCCCGCTTCCTGCCCGGTTGGCAGGGCATCGGTGCGGGGCTGCGCGGCATCGACGGTGTGCTGGCCGTGGTGGAGCAGCTGGCCGGGGTGCCTGTCCCCGCCTCCGCGCTGGAGTCCTACGTGCTGCCGGCCCGCGTGCGGGACTACCAGCCATGGATGCTCGACGAGCTCATGAGCGCCGGGGAGGTGCTGGTCTCCGGGGCCGGGGCGCTGGCCGGGACCGACGGCTGGATCGCCCTGCACACGGCCGAAAACGCGCCGCTGAGCCTGCCGCTGCCCGACACCTCCGAGCTGGGTCCGCTGGCCGCCCGGCTGCATGCGGTGCTGGGTTCCTCCGGCGCCTACTTCGTGCCGCAGCTGGCCGGGTTGCTGGCCCGCGACCCGGGCGAACCGGGTCCGGAGCCCGCGGGCACCGCGGTGCTCGAGGCCCTGTGGGAACTGTTCTGGGCCTCGGCCGTCTCCCCGGACACGCTGGCACCGATCCGCCAGCTGGTCTCCGGGGGCAAGAGCGCGCACCGCCTTCCCGCTCCGGCCCCCCGGGCGCGCACCGCCCGGCTGGGGCGCATGGCCATGCTGCGCGCTTCGAACCCCGGGGGCCCCGTCGAGCTGGCCGGACGCCGCCCGCTACCGGAGTCGGCCACCGGGCGCTGGGCGGCGCTGCCGGCGCCGCTGAACGACCCCACCATCCGGGCGCACGCGGCCGCGGAGTTCCTGCTGGAGCGCTACGGGGTGGTGACCCGCGGCTCGGTCGCCGCCGAGGCGGTGCCCGGGGGCTTCGGGCAGCTCTACAGGGTGCTCGGGAGGCTCGAGGAGGCCGGGCACACCCGCCGCGGCTACTTCGTCGAGCGGTTGGGCGCCGCCCAGTTCTCCACCTCCGCGACCATCGACCGGCTGCGCACCCTGGTACGGGAGCCGGGGCACGGGCAATTGCCCACCGCCCTGGGGCTGGCCGCCACCGACCCGGCCAACCCGTACGGGGCGGCGCTGGGCTGGCCCGAGTCCGCCGGCGGGCACCGGCCCGGGCGCAAGGCCGGGGCCCTGGTGGTGCTGCTGGACGGGGCCCTGGCCCTGTATGTGGAACGCGGCGGCAAGACGGTGCTGGGCTTTGGCGCGCTGGCCCCGGACACCGAATCCTCCGGTGCCGCAACGGAAGTGCTCGATGCGGTGGCCGTGGAACTGGTGGCGGTGCTGCGCCGGGCCGGGACGGTGAAGCTGGGAATCGAGAAGGTCAACGGCTCCCCCGTCAACGACTCGCCGCTCGGGGCGGCGCTGCGCCGCGCCGGGTTCTATTCGACCCCTAGTGGACTGCGGTTTAGGAGCTAG
- a CDS encoding Fpg/Nei family DNA glycosylase, whose protein sequence is MSLSDFRVPAHATLSLVDWMVESVVSRGKHLLIRTRPPSRVSAPPLSIHSHLLMEGHWDVYATGERWRSPAFKARAVLGNPAFTAVGFELGFLHVLRTTDEVEVIGHLGPDPLGHSWDPAEAVRRLLAAPERPIGLALLDQRLICGLGNVYRSELLFVARVHPRTPVGEVEDLGHLVDLAHRLLNANKDRARRVTTGADGMNPYWVYGRAGQACLRCGEPLQKESLAESTRSAERDVFFCASCQGSYVPSGEGAR, encoded by the coding sequence TTGAGCCTGAGCGACTTCAGGGTGCCCGCCCACGCGACGTTGTCGCTGGTGGATTGGATGGTCGAATCCGTCGTCTCGCGCGGCAAGCACCTGCTGATCCGCACCCGCCCGCCGTCGCGGGTCTCCGCCCCTCCGCTGAGCATCCACTCGCACCTGCTCATGGAGGGCCACTGGGACGTCTACGCCACCGGCGAGCGCTGGCGGTCCCCGGCGTTCAAGGCCCGTGCTGTGCTGGGCAACCCGGCCTTCACAGCGGTGGGCTTCGAGCTCGGGTTCCTGCACGTGCTGCGCACCACCGACGAGGTCGAGGTCATCGGGCATCTGGGCCCCGACCCGCTGGGGCACTCCTGGGACCCGGCCGAGGCGGTGCGCCGGCTGCTTGCTGCCCCCGAACGGCCCATCGGCCTGGCGCTGCTTGACCAGCGGCTGATCTGCGGGCTGGGCAACGTGTACCGCTCCGAGCTGCTCTTTGTGGCACGGGTGCACCCGCGCACCCCGGTGGGCGAGGTCGAGGACCTGGGCCACCTGGTGGACCTGGCGCACCGGCTGCTGAACGCCAACAAGGACCGCGCCCGGCGGGTGACCACCGGGGCCGATGGGATGAACCCCTACTGGGTCTACGGCCGCGCCGGGCAGGCGTGCCTGCGCTGCGGGGAACCGCTGCAGAAGGAATCGCTGGCCGAATCCACGCGCAGCGCCGAACGCGACGTGTTTTTCTGCGCCTCCTGCCAGGGCTCCTACGTGCCTTCCGGGGAAGGGGCGCGCTAG
- a CDS encoding pseudouridine synthase — protein sequence MISPLPVRNGVNATRLRVPSGGQWATVCDYMLHRFGHVDAAGITRRFRNGEVVGIDGVVLDEHTPLGGHEFIWYYRNLPAEEPIPFTETILHHDEHLLVIDKPHFLPTTPGGRFIQESALVRLRNRTGNPELIPMHRLDRATAGILLFSTNPVTRGAYQTLFERREISKTYEAVSALEPVAGRPAGEVLGTGGLGGSAEERSGNAVDGTAGPGNHLLAPDELKARLDALAADPLVYRNRMSKIKGQLRSLVEEGDPNAESLIELLGTGTSAGHFAGTKVARFRLSPHSGKTHQLRVHLAGLGLGILNDPFYPTLLDLAPDDYARPLQLLARSISFNDPITGLPVSYTSKLELAESPA from the coding sequence ATGATCTCTCCCCTGCCCGTGCGCAACGGCGTCAATGCAACCCGCCTGCGCGTGCCCTCCGGCGGCCAGTGGGCCACGGTGTGCGACTACATGCTGCACCGCTTCGGGCACGTCGACGCGGCGGGCATCACCCGGCGCTTCCGCAACGGCGAGGTGGTCGGCATCGACGGGGTCGTGCTCGACGAGCACACCCCGCTGGGCGGCCACGAGTTCATTTGGTACTACCGCAACCTGCCGGCCGAGGAACCCATCCCCTTCACCGAGACGATCCTGCACCACGACGAGCACCTGCTGGTCATCGACAAGCCGCACTTCCTGCCCACCACCCCGGGCGGGCGCTTCATCCAGGAATCGGCACTGGTGCGGCTGCGCAACCGGACCGGCAACCCGGAGCTGATCCCCATGCACCGGTTGGACCGGGCCACCGCGGGGATCCTGCTCTTTTCCACCAACCCCGTCACGCGCGGCGCCTACCAGACGCTCTTCGAGCGCCGCGAGATCTCCAAGACCTACGAGGCCGTCTCCGCGCTCGAGCCGGTGGCAGGACGCCCGGCCGGCGAGGTGCTGGGCACCGGCGGGCTGGGCGGAAGCGCCGAGGAACGCAGCGGCAACGCGGTCGACGGGACTGCGGGGCCGGGAAACCACCTGCTGGCCCCGGACGAACTGAAGGCCCGGCTCGATGCGCTGGCCGCCGACCCGCTGGTGTACCGGAACCGGATGAGCAAGATCAAGGGGCAGCTGCGCTCGCTGGTCGAGGAGGGCGATCCCAACGCCGAATCCCTGATCGAGCTGCTGGGCACCGGCACCTCGGCCGGGCACTTTGCCGGGACGAAGGTGGCCAGGTTCAGGCTGAGCCCGCACTCGGGCAAGACCCACCAGTTGCGCGTGCACCTTGCCGGCCTGGGCCTGGGGATCCTCAACGACCCGTTCTACCCCACGCTGCTGGACCTGGCCCCCGACGACTATGCGCGCCCGCTGCAACTGCTGGCCCGCAGCATTTCCTTCAACGACCCGATCACCGGGCTCCCGGTAAGCTACACCTCGAAGCTGGAACTGGCCGAATCCCCCGCCTGA